The segment GATACTGCAAATCTTCGTCACTCGATGGAGCGTGCTCGTCTTCTTTCAAATGCAACCCAAAATGGTACAGTAAAACTAGAAATTGCTAATAATGTTGTATCGGCTCATGTAAATTCTCCAGAAGTTGGACGTGTGAATGAGGAATTAGATACTGTAGAAGTATCAGGTGAAGACTTAGTAATCAGCTTTAACCCAACTTACTTGATAGAAGCATTGAAAGCCACAACTAGTGAACAAGTGAAAATTAGCTTTATCTCTTCTGTCCGTCCATTTACATTGATTCCAAACAATGAAGGGGAAGATTTTATTCAATTGGTTACACCAGTGCGTACCAACTAAATAATATTAAGAACGGCTAAACTAGCCGTTTTTATGTTATACTAAAAAATAGCACCTAGCTTATTTTTATATATTTAGTGATGGGGAATAAATGACGTTATATATATTAGCTAATCCTAATGCTGGTAGCCACACTGCTGAACATATCATATTCAAAATAAAAGAAAGTTATCCACAGCTTGCAGTTAACATTTTTATGACAGTTGGTCCTGAGGATGAAAAAAGTCAAATAGAGGCTATTTTAAAGGAGTTTGTCAGTAGTGAGGACCAATTAATGATTTTAGGCGGGGACGGTACACTATCTAAAGCTTTGCGTTTTTGGCCAGCTAGTCTACCGTTTGCTTATTATCCAACAGGATCTGGAAATGATTTTGCTAAGGCAATGAATATAACATCGCTCTATAGAAGTGTAGATGCCATTTTAGAGGGAAAAACAAGTCGGATATATGTTTTAAACAGTTCATACGGAACGGTTGTAAACAGTATGGATTTTGGCTTTGCAGCTCAAGTTATCAATGGTTCGACGAATTCAATTTTGAAAAAAATTCTGAACAAGGTAAAACTTGGGAAGTTAACTTATCTATTCTTTGGTATTAAAACATTATTTTCAAAACAAGCTATAAACTTAGAATTAACTCTTGATGAAAAATCTTATCAGTTAGATAATCTCTTTTTTATTTCTGTAGCAAATAGTCTTTATTTTGGTGGAGGAATCATGATATGGCCAACAGCAAGTGCTAAAAAGAAGGAAGTAGATATTGTTTACTTCAAAAATGGAAATTTCTACCAACGTCTACAATCAT is part of the Streptococcus suis genome and harbors:
- a CDS encoding diacylglycerol/lipid kinase family protein → MTLYILANPNAGSHTAEHIIFKIKESYPQLAVNIFMTVGPEDEKSQIEAILKEFVSSEDQLMILGGDGTLSKALRFWPASLPFAYYPTGSGNDFAKAMNITSLYRSVDAILEGKTSRIYVLNSSYGTVVNSMDFGFAAQVINGSTNSILKKILNKVKLGKLTYLFFGIKTLFSKQAINLELTLDEKSYQLDNLFFISVANSLYFGGGIMIWPTASAKKKEVDIVYFKNGNFYQRLQSLLALLTKRHESSHTIQHLTGVDVVLKSKEKLLLQIDGETCTANEVTLTYQERSMYL